In Candidatus Thermoplasmatota archaeon, one genomic interval encodes:
- a CDS encoding C25 family cysteine peptidase, which yields MRKGENKKIFLGRAKIGVVICVLMLTASFATAIGTIQTKNLVGTKNNVINSLNYSFLFKQPTFDLRQIDNSEYTLIEMPGCITMAKTSGQPALPVHFATILLPPKTDVISIDVVGTQEPIDISGINLNQKPVLPYQHSVPFDCTVPQEFEKDMSIYSSNAVYPSNLNSEYSVGYSRGYAILNFGLYPIQYNPCEGTLTYYSEIKVTINLRETGYVNEFFRNDPDDKAWVEKLVYNPEITDMYTADLPTFDYPGGLCDPSESYDYVIITTTYNGLDYWETSSTLPYNWQSLMDKHLSNDGLRCTLVTVQDIYACSDYWNSAPLFNDTQAKIREFCKDAYMDWGTDYILIGGDGESNWIPARDMDTNYEKDIDADIYWSNLDNNFNADGDNYWGEEGDNGFDLYAELFIGRVTCDVPQDVSNWLKKVFYYIDSTEADYLDNA from the coding sequence ATGAGAAAGGGAGAAAATAAAAAAATATTTTTAGGCAGGGCAAAAATTGGTGTTGTAATATGTGTTTTGATGTTAACTGCATCTTTTGCAACAGCAATAGGAACGATACAAACTAAAAACTTGGTTGGAACCAAAAACAATGTTATAAATAGTTTGAATTACTCATTTTTATTTAAACAACCAACCTTTGATTTAAGACAGATAGATAACTCTGAGTACACGCTTATAGAGATGCCTGGTTGTATAACAATGGCTAAAACAAGTGGTCAACCAGCGTTACCTGTCCATTTTGCTACGATTTTGTTGCCACCAAAGACAGATGTTATTAGTATAGATGTTGTTGGTACCCAAGAACCAATTGATATTTCTGGTATAAATCTTAACCAAAAACCGGTGTTGCCTTATCAGCATTCAGTTCCTTTTGATTGTACAGTGCCACAAGAATTTGAAAAAGACATGAGTATATATTCCTCAAATGCTGTGTATCCATCTAACCTTAACTCGGAGTACAGTGTTGGATATAGTAGAGGTTATGCAATTCTAAACTTTGGGTTATACCCAATACAATATAACCCATGTGAGGGTACTTTAACCTATTACTCTGAAATAAAAGTGACTATTAATCTAAGGGAAACAGGATATGTTAATGAGTTTTTCAGAAATGATCCAGATGATAAGGCGTGGGTAGAAAAACTTGTTTATAACCCTGAGATAACTGATATGTATACTGCTGATTTACCTACTTTTGACTACCCTGGAGGTCTGTGTGATCCTAGTGAAAGTTATGATTATGTGATTATCACAACTACATACAATGGTCTTGATTATTGGGAAACATCTAGTACCTTACCTTATAATTGGCAGAGTTTAATGGATAAACATCTTTCTAATGACGGTTTAAGATGCACATTGGTTACAGTTCAAGATATTTATGCTTGTTCTGATTATTGGAATTCTGCTCCATTGTTTAATGATACACAAGCAAAAATACGTGAATTTTGTAAGGATGCCTATATGGACTGGGGAACTGATTATATTTTAATCGGTGGTGATGGTGAATCAAATTGGATACCTGCTCGTGACATGGATACAAACTATGAAAAAGATATTGATGCTGATATATACTGGAGCAATCTTGACAATAATTTCAATGCTGATGGTGATAATTATTGGGGTGAAGAAGGAGATAATGGTTTTGATTTATATGCTGAGTTGTTCATAGGTCGTGTAACTTGTGACGTACCACAGGATGTTTCAAACTGGTTGAAAAAAGTATTTTATTATATTGATAGCACAGAAGCAGATTATCTTGACAATGCA
- the carB gene encoding carbamoyl-phosphate synthase (glutamine-hydrolyzing) large subunit has translation MKKKIKKVLLLGSGAIRIGQAGEFDYSGSQAIKALKEEGIKTILVNPNIATIQTSDYLADKVYFLPIDSYFVEKVIEKEKPDGVLLGFGGQTALNVGVELAEKGIFKKHKIEVLGTPIEAILNTEDRDLFVKKIKEINLKVPVSKAVTNVRDAVEVAKEIGYPVMCRIAYALGGLGSGVAYDEKQLVELTKKAFSYTKQILVEEYFGGWKELEYEVVRDQYNNCVVVCSMENIDPMGIHTGESIVVAPVQTLTSSENFKLRAMSIKVIRKLGIVGECNIQFALDPKSEDYRIIEVNARLSRSSALASKATGYPLAFIATKLALGYSLNEVKNIITGETSACFEPALDYVVVKYPRWDLQKFRRVTQTIGSEMKSVGEVMAIGRSFEESLQKAIRMLDVGMNGLTCNNLSFNDLEKELSQPTDKRMFAIVEAIKQGYTIDKIYELSKVDRWFLYKIKNIIELEEKIKKYQLKNLPRSLLAEAKQKGFSDKQIALLTKTAELDVRKKRKKLAIVPFVKQIDTLAAEYPAKTNYLYLTYNACKDDLDFREKNKVIVLGGGAYRIGSSVEFDWCCVNAVATLRNLKYNTIMINCNPETVSTDYDICDKLYFDELTFERVLDICDKEKTFDVIVSMGGQIPNNLALPLHESGVRILGTSPSDIDTAEDRHKFSQLLDKLQVDQPEWKELTSLGDAEEFANKVGYPVLVRPSYVLSGAAMSIALSKDELKEYLKKASEVSKEHPVVISKFITGAKEIEIDAVANHGNLYCYAISEHVENAGVHSGDATLVLPPQRTYLETMRRIKIITKKIAKSLNITGPFNIQFIAKDNDVKVIECNLRASRSFPFVSKVFKINFIDLATKIMMKKTVPIIDRSSFDLDYVGVKASQFSFTRLKGSDPIQGVEMTSTGEVACLGDDFNEAFLKSLLSVGFKLPKKTILLSTGPIHSKAEFLSDTKILDKMGFKFYATKGTADFMEANGIKAEVLYWPLEKQEPNTLTYIADGKIDLVINIPKNIEREELDNDYLIRRKAVDFDVPLITNLQLAKRFVEAISRVSLDDLKIKSWDEYT, from the coding sequence ATGAAAAAGAAAATCAAAAAAGTGTTGTTACTTGGCTCAGGTGCTATACGCATAGGACAAGCTGGTGAGTTTGATTACTCTGGTAGCCAGGCTATAAAAGCGTTAAAAGAAGAAGGCATCAAAACCATACTGGTCAACCCAAATATTGCAACCATACAGACATCAGATTATCTTGCAGACAAAGTATATTTTTTACCAATAGACTCTTATTTTGTTGAAAAAGTAATTGAAAAAGAAAAACCAGATGGTGTACTACTTGGCTTCGGTGGACAAACAGCGTTAAACGTTGGTGTGGAACTAGCAGAAAAAGGTATTTTCAAAAAACATAAGATTGAAGTCCTTGGTACACCAATTGAGGCTATACTAAACACAGAAGACCGTGATCTTTTTGTAAAAAAAATAAAAGAAATAAACCTGAAAGTACCAGTTAGCAAGGCTGTAACAAATGTTAGAGATGCTGTGGAGGTAGCAAAAGAAATCGGTTACCCTGTAATGTGCAGAATAGCATACGCCCTAGGTGGTCTCGGGTCTGGCGTAGCTTATGATGAGAAACAACTTGTTGAGTTAACAAAAAAAGCGTTCTCTTATACAAAACAGATTTTGGTTGAAGAGTATTTTGGTGGATGGAAAGAACTTGAGTATGAGGTTGTGAGAGATCAATACAACAACTGTGTTGTTGTTTGTTCAATGGAAAACATTGACCCCATGGGTATACACACTGGTGAGAGCATAGTTGTTGCACCAGTACAGACACTAACATCATCTGAGAACTTCAAACTACGGGCAATGTCTATAAAAGTGATAAGAAAACTTGGTATAGTCGGTGAATGCAATATACAATTTGCCCTAGACCCTAAATCAGAGGATTACCGGATAATAGAGGTTAACGCCAGACTTAGTAGAAGCTCAGCCCTTGCATCAAAGGCAACAGGTTACCCACTTGCTTTTATTGCAACAAAACTAGCTTTGGGTTATAGTCTGAATGAGGTGAAAAACATAATAACAGGTGAAACCTCAGCATGTTTTGAACCAGCCCTTGACTATGTTGTTGTGAAATACCCGCGATGGGATCTACAAAAGTTCAGGCGTGTCACACAAACTATCGGCTCAGAGATGAAATCTGTTGGCGAAGTAATGGCTATTGGTAGAAGCTTCGAAGAATCATTGCAAAAGGCTATACGTATGCTGGATGTTGGAATGAATGGTTTAACATGCAACAACCTAAGTTTCAATGATCTAGAAAAAGAGCTTTCTCAGCCAACTGATAAAAGAATGTTTGCCATAGTTGAGGCTATAAAACAGGGTTATACGATCGATAAAATATATGAGTTATCTAAGGTAGATAGATGGTTTTTGTATAAAATAAAAAACATAATAGAGCTGGAAGAAAAAATTAAAAAATACCAGCTCAAAAATTTACCTCGTTCTCTTTTAGCAGAAGCAAAACAAAAAGGTTTTTCAGACAAACAAATAGCCTTGTTGACAAAGACAGCTGAGTTGGATGTTAGAAAAAAGAGGAAAAAACTTGCTATAGTTCCATTTGTTAAACAAATCGACACGCTTGCAGCAGAGTACCCAGCTAAAACCAACTACTTGTATCTAACATATAATGCTTGCAAAGACGATTTAGATTTCAGAGAAAAGAACAAGGTTATTGTACTTGGTGGTGGGGCATATCGTATTGGTTCGTCTGTCGAGTTTGATTGGTGTTGTGTGAACGCTGTTGCAACATTACGTAACCTGAAATATAACACAATTATGATTAACTGTAACCCGGAGACAGTTAGTACAGATTATGATATATGTGATAAACTGTATTTTGATGAGTTAACATTTGAGCGTGTACTTGACATATGTGACAAAGAGAAAACATTTGATGTAATAGTATCTATGGGTGGTCAGATACCAAACAACCTAGCGTTGCCATTACATGAATCAGGTGTACGTATACTAGGGACTTCACCATCTGATATTGATACAGCTGAAGATAGACATAAATTTTCGCAGCTACTAGATAAACTACAAGTTGATCAACCGGAATGGAAAGAGCTAACCAGCCTTGGGGATGCTGAGGAGTTTGCAAATAAGGTAGGTTACCCGGTACTAGTTAGACCAAGCTATGTATTAAGTGGTGCAGCGATGAGCATAGCGTTGAGCAAAGACGAGTTAAAAGAATATTTGAAGAAAGCCTCTGAGGTCAGCAAAGAACACCCTGTTGTGATAAGCAAGTTTATAACAGGTGCAAAAGAAATAGAGATAGATGCTGTGGCCAACCATGGTAACTTGTATTGTTATGCTATATCTGAACATGTTGAGAATGCTGGTGTACACTCAGGTGATGCAACACTTGTTTTACCACCACAGAGAACCTACCTGGAAACAATGAGGAGAATAAAAATAATAACAAAAAAAATCGCTAAATCACTGAATATAACAGGGCCTTTCAACATACAGTTCATAGCGAAAGACAACGACGTAAAAGTGATAGAATGCAACCTACGTGCATCAAGAAGCTTCCCATTTGTATCAAAAGTCTTCAAAATAAACTTCATAGACCTTGCCACAAAAATAATGATGAAAAAAACAGTGCCAATTATAGATCGTTCATCATTTGACCTTGACTATGTCGGTGTCAAGGCATCACAGTTCTCATTCACTAGACTAAAAGGTTCAGACCCAATACAAGGCGTGGAAATGACATCAACAGGTGAAGTAGCATGCCTAGGGGATGATTTCAACGAAGCATTCCTAAAAAGCTTACTATCAGTGGGGTTCAAACTACCAAAAAAAACAATACTACTCTCCACTGGGCCAATACACAGCAAAGCAGAATTCCTCAGCGACACCAAGATACTAGACAAAATGGGTTTCAAATTCTACGCCACAAAGGGAACAGCAGATTTTATGGAAGCCAATGGTATAAAAGCTGAAGTACTATATTGGCCTCTAGAAAAACAGGAGCCAAATACGTTAACATACATAGCTGATGGGAAAATCGATTTGGTTATAAACATACCAAAAAACATAGAAAGAGAAGAACTAGACAATGACTATCTTATAAGGAGAAAAGCTGTTGATTTTGATGTGCCATTAATAACAAATCTGCAGCTTGCTAAAAGATTTGTTGAAGCAATTAGTAGAGTCTCTTTAGATGATTTGAAGATTAAAAGCTGGGATGAATACACATAG
- the carA gene encoding glutamine-hydrolyzing carbamoyl-phosphate synthase small subunit, whose translation MTPNRQNAKLVLEDGSVFQGYAFGAKKPTNGEVVFNTGMVGYPESLTDPSYHGQILTLTYPLIGNYGVPGYEKEDNILKYFESEKIQIQGLVISDYSENYSHWNAKKSLSEWMKEHKIPGIYGVDTRELTKKIRKKGTLLGKIVYNVKENIGFEDPNKRNLVAEVSIKHPVVYKKGKRRIIIVDCGTKNNIIRAFLKRDFTIIRVPWDYDFLKEKADGIVISNGPGNPRLCKATIQNVKRAFSKNIPILGICLGSQILGLAAGASTYKLKYGHRSHNQPCVEAGTKRCYITSQNHGYAVDADTLPEDWREWFYNDNDKTNEGIHHISKPFFGTQFHPEASPGPDDTEFLFDMFLRSMR comes from the coding sequence ATGACACCAAACAGACAAAACGCTAAACTGGTTCTAGAAGATGGCTCTGTTTTCCAAGGCTATGCCTTCGGCGCAAAAAAACCTACCAACGGCGAGGTCGTATTCAACACAGGTATGGTTGGCTACCCAGAAAGCCTAACAGACCCTTCTTATCATGGGCAAATACTGACTTTAACATACCCTTTGATAGGCAACTATGGTGTGCCAGGCTACGAAAAAGAAGACAACATACTAAAATACTTTGAATCAGAAAAGATACAAATCCAAGGTTTAGTAATATCAGATTATTCTGAAAACTACTCCCATTGGAACGCAAAAAAATCTTTGTCAGAATGGATGAAAGAACACAAAATACCAGGCATCTATGGTGTTGATACAAGAGAGCTAACAAAAAAAATTAGAAAAAAAGGCACACTTCTAGGAAAAATAGTTTACAATGTCAAAGAAAACATAGGTTTCGAAGACCCAAATAAAAGAAACCTGGTTGCAGAAGTCAGCATAAAACATCCTGTTGTCTACAAAAAAGGTAAAAGAAGAATTATCATTGTTGACTGTGGAACAAAAAACAACATAATACGCGCCTTTCTAAAAAGAGATTTCACTATCATTAGGGTACCATGGGATTATGATTTCCTGAAAGAAAAAGCAGATGGTATTGTTATTTCAAATGGCCCTGGTAACCCAAGATTATGTAAGGCTACAATCCAGAATGTTAAAAGGGCTTTTTCAAAAAACATACCAATCCTTGGTATATGCCTTGGTTCACAGATACTAGGTTTAGCAGCTGGTGCTAGTACATACAAACTGAAATATGGTCATAGAAGCCACAACCAACCCTGTGTTGAGGCTGGTACAAAAAGATGCTACATAACCTCACAAAACCATGGTTACGCTGTTGATGCTGATACTTTACCTGAGGATTGGCGTGAATGGTTTTATAATGATAACGATAAAACAAACGAGGGTATACACCATATATCAAAACCGTTTTTTGGTACACAATTCCATCCTGAGGCTTCGCCAGGTCCTGATGATACCGAGTTTTTGTTTGACATGTTCCTGAGGTCAATGAGATGA